A single Dermacentor variabilis isolate Ectoservices chromosome 9, ASM5094787v1, whole genome shotgun sequence DNA region contains:
- the LOC142557072 gene encoding uncharacterized protein LOC142557072, which produces MAEHESTHPDKHQRCCLICSKVFGHRTLLRQHMRTHTDQLTLSCHLCPTVFPTRQQLSRHLRSHGRNLRLVCDVCGVGFVQKASFIRHRKMHRGTMANHKCPHCPKSFFQRSHFMEHLRIHTGERPFICDLCGRGFVQRSHLVNHCRKCTEQFKAPPSSS; this is translated from the exons ATGGCGGAACATGAAAGCACGCATCCAGACAAGCATCAGCGTTGCTGCCTGATCTGCAGCAAGGTCTTCGGCCACCGGACTCTGCTCCGACAACATATGCGGACCCACACCGACCAGCTGACGTTGAGCTGCCACCTGTGTCCCACGGT GTTTCCCACGAGGCAGCAGCTTTCGAGACATCTCCGCAGCCACGGCAGGAATCTACGTCTTGTGTGCGACGTGTGTGGGGTTGGCTTTGTCCAGAAGGCTTCGTTCATTAGACACCGCAAGATGCACAGGGGCACCATGGCCAACCACAAATGCCCTCACTGCCCCAAATCCTTCTTCCAGCGGAGCCACTTCATGGAGCACCTGAGGATTCACACCGGAGAGCGACCTTTCATCTGTGACCTGTGTGGAAGGGGATTTGTACAGCGATCTCACTTGGTCAATCATTGCCGAAAATGCACAGAACAGTTCAAGGCCCCACCATCATCCTCGTAG